GGACCTGGCCCGCATCGCGTCCTCGTAATACAGCTGTCATCAATGGATGCTTTTTCTGACAGGTGAAAAGAACAACTATAACACGCTTTTCCTATCTGCAGATTTTGTTTTTTTAGCCTTTTCTTTCACTTTCCGATTGCACCAATTTTACATAGATCCAGCATATTCTTTTCGAACAGCCGAAGCTTCAATGGCCCTTCTCCACGTGATGAGTCCTAAGTGAATTCTTTTCAGTAGGTATGTCGGGTACTTTTAGAGGAAAGGTAAAGGAAAGAGTTCTGGATAGTTTATGAATATTGATAAAAATAGGACCTCTAGTAATAATGCTTGGTTGGTCACAGATAGTTCTTAtaaagagttctagtaaaTTAGTAAAAATCCCATGACCCTTTCGCTCTTTCTATAACAAGGATTCTATAGATTATTCGAGCGATACTGTCGATCGATAGCCAGCAGCTTAGGCAGCAGCCCAGGCAGGATAGACAGTTCGTGGTGGTTAGTATCCAGGATTTTAAGACTAATGGATATTTAGGAAAGGGATACTCTGCAAGTAGCCTCCTTTTACCCTGAATTCTCCCCTAGTGCccttttttaaaaaaaatagagagagggagagagagagagagagagagagagagattCTAACAGTTTTTAACAGCGGATTACCTCTTAATCACAATTAATTAGTGCTGGAAGGAGGTAGTTAGGAATAATTAGGAGGTTTAGATAGAGTTCTTGGTAAAAGAAAATCTAAATAGAATAGCTTTAAATCAGTAAGTTTCAGTAGAATAAGATCCTGAAAGACAGCCGGTGTTAGTAGAGGGATAGAGATAAATAAGGCAGAATTTACATGATCCCTGCGTCAGTCACCACTTTTGGAGGATAGATCAAGGAAGGAGGGTAAGTAAAGAAAGGTTTTCTAGATAGTTCTTCATGGATATTGATAAAATAAGGCCTCTCAGCTCTGGTAATGATGCTTGGTTGGTAACAGGTAGTTGTTTTTTGACAAAGGGTTCTAGTAAACAGGTTTCTATATCGGAATCCCACTCGCTCCTTCCGCAACAGTACCATCGGCTCCCTCCTATTGGATTTGCCTCGTTTTCTTCAAACCATTCTTTGTACCCCCATCTATCTTAAACTCCCTTTCTCTGATTCTTCACTATACATCCTATCATCTACCATGGCACAGAAGAAAGGAAGATCTGATAAATCAACAAAAGATGGTGAGGCCTTGCAGATGTGTTATATAGTAGGTAGATGGCTTGTGAGAAGGCTGATATTCATTGAGCTTCCCCCGAGGGGTCCGCATTGATTCTTGACTATCTCCGTAAGTATTCGATTCCATCCCTAGGCTTGAAGCCAACCATGGACGACTAGGAATTTAACCAGGCCTCAACACCGCAGGAAAGCAGGAGTATGGTTCACCATGACTTTGTGTTCTTGACTAAGGAATCATGGATGGATAGTCGTCCTTACTCGGCTATCGATATCTCGACCAATCTGCATAATAGGGTCACCAAACgcatgctcttcttcttcttttttttatggAGTGGTTATTGACATAGACAAAACACAGCTTACGCGGTGAAAGCTTTACGAGAACTACACCaaaaaaaggaaattgaGTGTCGAGTAGCTGGTGAGATTATTTCCCATGACTTTACCAGTGATAAACAGAAAATGACACCACCTGTCAATTAGGAAAGCAAGTGGTTTATCATGCATTGCAAGAAGAGCTGAATGAGGCTGGACCTGACGTTGTAGCCGCTATGGATGAAGAGATTCAAATCCTCCAGGAGCAGCTTCCCAGTCTCAAGGAGAACGACAAAAAGATGCAAGGCGAATTGAACGCCATCAACACATTACCCTTTCCCCCCGAGCTCCGCACCGAGATCGCGAAActcgagaaagagaagggcTCAATCGCTGCTCATTTGGCTAAGATGCAGGGTGATGGAGCGGCCCATGTGTCTCCTTTGGATAAGGAAAATGTGAGGAAGGACTGGAAACTTTGGCAAAACCGAGCAAGACTCCGGGTTCAGATATGTCGTGATATATGGCGCAAATGCTCTGAAACACTGCCCGAGAATATGACTCGGGAGGAGCTTTGGGTATGGTGCTCTTTTATTCGGTCGAGGCGTTTCTTACGCTAACAGTTGTGAACAGGAAGGCTTGGGTCTTGAAGGGACTCCGATGTAATCACAAACTGGGCCGATGTTTGTTTTCCTTACGGAAGTGCTCTTATGATATGTTCACTTCCAATTTGTCCACATCGCAGATCTATAAGAGACGTGCAATCGAAATACTATCGTCATTAAGGTCAAGTTGTGCCTCCTTAGGAACAGATTCGTGACCATGTCTGTCCGTAGCACAAAATAGGGTGTGGGGAACTGGTTGCACTGAGCAGTGAGCAAGGACAGATATCTAACCGTGCGATCGGCGGGCTCCCCGCCAAGTTTGAGCATACCTAGCCTTGTGATTTGACGGCTGCAGGGCAGGGGTTTAAGGCTGGGTTGGAAACCTGACGCGGTGACGACAGTCTGGACCCAACAGAGACAGCAGCAAAACAGGTACCTGCGCTTCGATCGGGACGAGGATTGAAGTTAAGGCGCATGATGTCGCCAGATGGACAATCGGGTGGCGTCATGTTGGGCAAGAAGCACTAGGCATCTCCTGGTGGTTGTCATCCCCGACGTTCATCTGATGATTCCCATTTTGGATATAACCCAGCTTGGCCTCGACCTAGCGTAGCTATGAAGCTCTTACTGTGTAGATAGCTTCCGGGGACCTCTGATTGTATGGCTACGGAGTACTCTATTGTGACGGCTCCGGTTCCAGGCTTTGGTTTATTTCTGTGGCTGCGGCGGTTTGAAGGCAGCGGCGAATCCGAGTAAATGCCAGGCAAGACGGCAGTGAAAACGGTTCTCACCCAACCGCAGTGAATGAATTCACTGACGTGCTTACCAGATGGTGTCTATTGTACTTAAATTCCTGTGTGTGTTGACAACAGAGTTAAATACTCAACCTCACCTTAAGACGCACACCGCCAACGGTCCCCCCCACTCGCAGGTCGCCTCCGTCCGATAAACCCCTCCAGATTTTTGCTCCAACCGCCGAATCTCCCGTTTGCTTTCGCCTTGAGGATGCAGATGTCCGCTTCTCGCAACCCTCCGTCGCAACTCTCCTCTGGCCACCCGTCTCGCTCGCAGAATCGGCTCTCGAGTGACATGAAAGGTCGCGCCCCTCTCCCGGTTCCGTCCGGGCCACAGCATCTCCAGCAGAACGGCCATTCTCGCAATCCCTCGGGCTACGACATGGCCGCCCGCAGTCCACCAAATCAAAGCAGTAAGCCCCCAGTTCGTTGCTTGTTCATGATCTAGAGTTCGACAAACTCATTACGTCCTCATCACCCCCTTCATTTTTTCCGTGACAAGAGCTGATCGGGCTGTTGCCTGTGATAGACACGAAGCATGTGCCCTGCAAATTCTTCCGTCAAGGAGCCTGCCAGGCTGGACCTGCTTGTCCATTCCTCCACTCTACTGATGCTGCGATCGAATATGCACCCTGCAAATACTTCACAAAGGTATCTGGACCCGCCTTCGCCACGGGCTCCCTCTTCACTCTATATTGTACTGACCGTTTCTTTTCCGCGAGGATAGGGTAACTGCAAGTTCGGAGCAAAGTGTGCACTTGCACACATCCTGCCTGACGGGAGACGAGTGAATAGGCCAGGCGCCGGGGGTATGGGAATGGGCAGCAGCCACCTCAACCTCGGAGGCCGGGTCAATCCTCAGGCGTATGTTAACCAAGACTCGGCGTTGACCAATTCTGTGCTCTCGCAACAACGGATGAATGGGAATGATCCTCGATACATCTCCCAACTTCCTTCACAAGAAGAATTCGCCGCAATCCATCCCCAACAGCAACCGCAGTACGATACCATCCCTTCGATCGACACCGGACTGGCGTCCGATGCCGGCTCTCCAGCTGAGGAACTGCGATTTCCCATGTCTCCGAACCACAACCAATATCTGAGCGCCCTTGATGCGCCGCTCCCTGCGTCTTTTGACAGCCAGGGAATTTCTCATGCTGCTCGCTATGGACCCGTTGCTGCCTCCATGCCGTCGAGATTTGGGATTGAACTGTCTCCGCCCGCACAGAGAGCGAATCCGCCGCGGAATCTCCGCGATGCATCTTACGGTGCTGATGTGAAGAAaccatcctcttcttttATTGGGTCCTCGCCGCCTGGTATGCTTGAAGACGGACTCGGATCGCGATTTCTACACTCTCAGCGACCAGTAAAGCCACGCATGCTTTCCGCTAGTGTCCCTCGGCCAAACGCTCTGGATGACTGGGAGGATAGCAATTTCTCAATGGAAGAGGATTATTTGCCGATGAATCTTCACGACGACGTCCTCACGCCCCAGGAAAAACTCCGCCGTCTCTCCCGCACAGATAATGAGCTAAGTTCCAGCCACCGCGACCTCAGTGGCCTGGGCATGAGCGGTACCAGTTTCTCAAAAGTTAACTCGCCCCTTGCATCCAGTCCGTCTCGGTTTGGTGCATTATTCGCcaagcagcgccagcagaagaaggaggaagaggctcACGGATCTCTTACACACCTTGGGTCCCCTCTACGGGAGTCTGCGTTGAACTTTGGGAGCCCTAGCCTCGGCCCAATTGGCAGCCCGCCACGAAATTCCTCTGCCTCGATGATATCCCAGCAACTTAGTGGTTTATCCCTTCATCCGTCCTCGGCACGCCATGCTCCATCGGCTCCTCCGAGTAGCCGTCTAGATCGCACCGTATCGTCACCGGTGAGTACTAGTAAAatcgaagaggagcaggaacAAGGAGAGGGTGATCTCGTCTTCTcaatggaagaggaggaaaacAATAAGCGGAACGGCAACGAGGAGACCACGCCGACAGGGAAGACATCTAGCTTGCAGGCGTGATCAAAGCGGACTGTCCTCGTTTCTGAACAAAAATGAAGTCTCAACACGAATACACGACTaaaagaagaacaggcaTGATTCGACACCAACCCTTGGCGTTAGTCATAATACTCATGCTCAATAAAAGAACCATCAGCCGCTTTATTCGCAATCGGAGGGCAGCTTTTGCATAGAACGGTTTAAGCGATTTTTGGGAGTTCAGAACCTGGCACGACTGATTCTCCATCACACACAGCTTTAATTcttccatcgtcatcatggCCTTGCATTTCATCGCCGATTAGACAAATCTtggtgttttttttttttttttttgggaGGGATAGGCGTTCCAAAATGGATGAAGAGAGATGCTATGCTTAGTTTCTAAAATCGATTGTCTCTGCATTGAACCAGGCATTCCCCGTCCCTGTTTATTTCAACGCTCTCATTTCTGGTTGgctaaaatatatatatatatttttctttgtTTATCTATTTGGGATGCCACACTGACACCGACTCTACCTCGTCAACATATCCTGTCTTACTCATCCTCCTTCTGTACATTTTAACTATGCTATGATCTCTCCATTTGGGTTTCACTTTGTATGTACGCAGCTCACGACTCAACGATTGATATTACTACTCTGTCCATTAAGTTATCTCCCTGTAGGTTCTTCCCCAATACACTATAAGTCAAATGGTAACTCTTAAGGAAGGAACTCAGGAAAATTCATCAAGAGGAAGCTTCCATCCCCCAGGCACCTTCTCCTGGAATACCCTATTTGGATCATACTTTTTCGACATACGGACTAGATGCTGCAAACTCTTTCTCCCATAACCACGAAGCGGATCCTGATAAGCGGAATTGGCGTAGTTTATATATCGATATGGGTATGAAAGACCGTTCTTTGCTATGACAACGTCTATGTCGTGCAAGAGGGTCCGTGTAGCACGCTCCATCATTGAGGAGTATTCATCGCTTAACCAGTAAACTGAAATTAGGCCAAGGGCAAGTTCTCTGTCCGGCTGACTACCTCGGGGAAATCCGAGACTGTTGTGAGAGGTTGGTAATAACACCGGGACATCGAGGATAGTCAACGCAAGCATAATGTTTGGAATGCGGGCGCTTTGCATTTCGTCGCGGTAGCCTATCCAAAGCTTGAGTATTTGAGGGAGGATCGCTGGACTG
The nucleotide sequence above comes from Aspergillus puulaauensis MK2 DNA, chromosome 3, nearly complete sequence. Encoded proteins:
- a CDS encoding putative TBP interacting domain protein (COG:T;~EggNog:ENOG410PRCG;~InterPro:IPR040461,IPR010776,IPR036388;~PFAM:PF07106;~go_process: GO:0007131 - reciprocal meiotic recombination [Evidence IEA]), whose product is MVHHDFVFLTKESWMDSRPYSAIDISTNLHNRVTKPYAVKALRELHQKKEIECRVAGKQVVYHALQEELNEAGPDVVAAMDEEIQILQEQLPSLKENDKKMQGELNAINTLPFPPELRTEIAKLEKEKGSIAAHLAKMQGDGAAHVSPLDKENVRKDWKLWQNRARLRVQICRDIWRKCSETLPENMTREELWEGLGLEGTPM
- a CDS encoding putative spindle poison sensitivity protein Scp3 (COG:O;~EggNog:ENOG410QDJX;~InterPro:IPR000571,IPR041367,IPR036855;~PFAM:PF00642,PF14608,PF18044;~go_function: GO:0046872 - metal ion binding [Evidence IEA]), with protein sequence MQMSASRNPPSQLSSGHPSRSQNRLSSDMKGRAPLPVPSGPQHLQQNGHSRNPSGYDMAARSPPNQSNTKHVPCKFFRQGACQAGPACPFLHSTDAAIEYAPCKYFTKGNCKFGAKCALAHILPDGRRVNRPGAGGMGMGSSHLNLGGRVNPQAYVNQDSALTNSVLSQQRMNGNDPRYISQLPSQEEFAAIHPQQQPQYDTIPSIDTGLASDAGSPAEELRFPMSPNHNQYLSALDAPLPASFDSQGISHAARYGPVAASMPSRFGIELSPPAQRANPPRNLRDASYGADVKKPSSSFIGSSPPGMLEDGLGSRFLHSQRPVKPRMLSASVPRPNALDDWEDSNFSMEEDYLPMNLHDDVLTPQEKLRRLSRTDNELSSSHRDLSGLGMSGTSFSKVNSPLASSPSRFGALFAKQRQQKKEEEAHGSLTHLGSPLRESALNFGSPSLGPIGSPPRNSSASMISQQLSGLSLHPSSARHAPSAPPSSRLDRTVSSPVSTSKIEEEQEQGEGDLVFSMEEEENNKRNGNEETTPTGKTSSLQA